The genome window GGCTAGGTTCGCGCCGAATACGCAACGTGTAACGTCCGCCGCGCAGCAGCTCGGGCTGCACCCGCAAGATATGCTGACGGTCAGCTTCGGCCACGTAGCGAAAAGAAAGGTCCGTGGTGTCGGCAGAAGCTAGGTAGCGGGGCGTGCGGCGGTCGGGGCTGAGCTCATAGGCATCCACGAAGACCTTAGGCGCCTGCGTACCCGGGGCCAGAGTCAAGCTGATGTGAATGGTTTCGCCAGTCCGGACGGGGTAGCGCAGACCCGTGGCAACGGCCCGGTCGGCGGGGAAAAAGCCGCTTTCCTGGAACGGCAGCTTCACCACCAGCGAGTCGCGCAGGGCCTGGTCGGCGGCCCGCAGCCAGTCGCGGCCCAGAGCTGTTTCGGCCAGGCCTGCCTGTTTCAGCTTGCGGGCGTAGGCTTCGTGGGGAGTTGATTTTTGGAAGATGCCTTGCAGGGTCTGGCTTTGACTGCAAGCGGTAAGAAATAGGACGAATAAAACGGCCGGTAAGGCTCGAAAGCGAAGCAGCATTGAACGAGGTTGGATCGGTAGGAAGAGCTAATTGGATAAACCCCAGACTCGTGCTAGTAGTTCGCGGCGGTGTACTGGTGAGGGAGGTATCCTGGTGAGGAGGCACGCCGCTATCCTTCCTGACCAACGTGCTACCCTTTGAAACGTGACAAGGCCATAACGCCATCATATGTCAGGCACTTATCACTTTATCAGGCTTATCACGAAAAGAGGACGGATGGCTTTGGTGCCCCCGCCATGACGCACTTCACTCATTCACTAGCTTACAAACTCGCCACCTCACCACTACCTATCTCACAATTTCACAACTTCGCACCTTCACCACCCCACCTTCCCATGCTCCACCTCACTGAGTGCCCCCGCGACGCCATGCAGGGCTGGTCGACATTCATTCCCACGACCGATAAGATTGCCTACCTCAATGCCCTGTTGCGAGTGGGGTTCGATACGCTGGATTTCGGCTCTTTCGTGTCGCCGAAAGCCATTCCGCAGCTGGCTGATACGGCCGAGGTGCTGGAAGCTCTGGACCTGAGCCACTCAGCTACCCATCTGCTGGCCATTGTCGCCAACCTTCGCGGGGCAGAAACGGCCGCCCAGTACCCTCAGATTCGGTTTATTGGCTTTCCGCTGTCGGTGTCTGAGACCTTTCAGCAGCGTAATACCAACAAAAGCATAGCCGAAGCCCTCGACGATGTAGCCCGCATGCAGGAGCTGTGCGCCCGCACCGGGCAGGAGCAGGTAGTGTACTTGAGCATGGGCTTTGGCAACCCCTACGGCGACGCCTGGAGCCCGGCCGTGCTGGGCGAATTCACGCAGAAGCTGGCCGACCTGCAGGTAGGTATTGTGGCTTTATCTGATACCATTGGGGTGTCTACGCCGACTACCATCGGTCCGGCCTTCCGGGAGCTGACGGCTGCTTTCCCGCAGATTCGCTTTGGCGCCCACCTGCACACTACCCCCGACACCTGGCGCGAAAAAGTGCAGGCCGCCTACGAGGCCGGCTGCCGCCACTTTGACGGGGCCCTGGGCGGCTATGGCGGCTGCCCCATGGCCGCCGACCAGCTCACCGGCAACATGCCCACTGAGCATTTGCTGGAGTTTGCCCGCGAGGTAGGCGCCGAGCCAAACCTGCGGCTGGAAGCATTGCCAGCCGCAATGCAATTAAATCAGCGCATTTTTATGGGGCATTAAACCGTACTTTGTCATTCCGAACGGAGTGAAGAATCTGGGTTGAGCACCCATGAAGAACCCAGATTCCTTTCCGCATTCGGAATGACATTTCCCCCTCAGCCTTATGCCAGCCCCTCAAGTCGACCTGTTCATTCCTTGCTTTGTAGACCAGCTATTTCCTGCTACCGCCATGAACATGGTAAAGGTTTTGGAATCGGTGGGCTGCCAGGTGCACTACAACGCCAACCAAACCTGTTGCGGGCAACCGGCCTATAACGCTGGCTACAAGGAGCAAAGCTGCGACGTAGCCCGCAAATTCCTCGACGACTTCCCGACTCAGCAGGAGCGTTACATTGTGAGTCCCTCGGCTTCCTGCATAGGCATGGTGCGCAATACCTACGCCGATTTGTTTGAAGGCACCTCTGACTCCGGCCGCTACCACGGGGTGCAGCGCCGAGCCTTCGAGCTGACTGAATTTCTGGTGGACGTGCTAGGCGTCACTTCCATTCCCAAAGCCCAACTCACGGGCAAGTACACCTACCACGACTCCTGTTCGGCCCTGCGCGAGTGCGGCATCCGGGAAGCTCCGCGCCAGCTCCTCGACGCCATTTCGGGCCTGGAACGGCTAGAAATGGCCGAAACCGAAACCTGCTGCGGCTTTGGCGGCACCTTCGCTGTGAAGTTCGAAGCCATTTCTGTTGCCATGGCCGAACAAAAGGTAGAGCACGCCCTGGCCACTGGCGCCGACTACCTCATCAGCACCGACACGAGCTGCCTCATGCACCTCGATGCCTACATCCGCCGCGAGAAAAAGCCCCTCAAAACCCTGCACGTAGCGGATGTACTGGCTAGTGGGTGGTGAATCACGGATGTAGACGGATTCATCTAATTCCACGGATTGTGGGGATGGTAAATACTA of Hymenobacter sublimis contains these proteins:
- a CDS encoding hydroxymethylglutaryl-CoA lyase; translated protein: MLHLTECPRDAMQGWSTFIPTTDKIAYLNALLRVGFDTLDFGSFVSPKAIPQLADTAEVLEALDLSHSATHLLAIVANLRGAETAAQYPQIRFIGFPLSVSETFQQRNTNKSIAEALDDVARMQELCARTGQEQVVYLSMGFGNPYGDAWSPAVLGEFTQKLADLQVGIVALSDTIGVSTPTTIGPAFRELTAAFPQIRFGAHLHTTPDTWREKVQAAYEAGCRHFDGALGGYGGCPMAADQLTGNMPTEHLLEFAREVGAEPNLRLEALPAAMQLNQRIFMGH
- a CDS encoding (Fe-S)-binding protein, yielding MPAPQVDLFIPCFVDQLFPATAMNMVKVLESVGCQVHYNANQTCCGQPAYNAGYKEQSCDVARKFLDDFPTQQERYIVSPSASCIGMVRNTYADLFEGTSDSGRYHGVQRRAFELTEFLVDVLGVTSIPKAQLTGKYTYHDSCSALRECGIREAPRQLLDAISGLERLEMAETETCCGFGGTFAVKFEAISVAMAEQKVEHALATGADYLISTDTSCLMHLDAYIRREKKPLKTLHVADVLASGW